One stretch of Zootoca vivipara chromosome 8, rZooViv1.1, whole genome shotgun sequence DNA includes these proteins:
- the RPS20 gene encoding small ribosomal subunit protein uS10, with product MAFKDSGKAPVEQEVAIHRIRITLTSRNVKSLEKVCADLIRGAKEKNLKVKGPVRMPTKTLRITTRKTPCGEGSKTWDRFQMRIHKRLIDLHSPSEIVKQITSISIEPGVEVEVTIADA from the exons ATG GCATTTAAAGATAGTGGGAAAGCACCTGTAGAACAGGAGGTAGCAATTCATCGAATCAGAATCACCTTGACAAGTCGCAATGTGAAGTCGCTTGAAAAAG TCTGTGCAGATCTGATCAGAGGTGCTAAGGAAAAGAACCTAAAAGTGAAAGGACCTGTCCGCATGCCCACCAAG ACTCTGCGAATCACCACAAGGAAAACACCATGTGGTGAAGGTTCCAAGACCTGGGATCGTTTCCAGATGCGCATTCACAAGCGTCTCATTGACTTGCACAGTCCTTCGGAGATTGTCAAGCAGATAACTTCTATCAGTATTGAACCTGGAGTAGAAGTTGAGGTTACTATTGCCGATGCCTAA
- the MOS gene encoding proto-oncogene serine/threonine-protein kinase mos, whose product MPSPLPHSRLLHLEFSPSVETRPCSSPLVFPAKREKLLLGEGPLHRARRLPSRVAWCSIDWDQLCLLHPLGSGGFGSVYKATYHGATVAVKQVKKCSKNRLASRQSFWAELNAARLDHKNVVRIVAASTCAPGNQDSLGTIIMEYVGNSTLDHVIYGTGCITAKRKDDQLSIAECLGYSCDIIAGLVFLHSHLIVHLDLKPANIFITEHNVCKIGDFGCSQKLQNAASDPQLCQQGGTYTHRAPELLKGERVNPKADIYSFAITLWQMVTQQEPYSGERQYILYSVVAYNLRPSLTAAVFRDSTTGQRLETIIGSCWRADVAERPSAELLLHNLQSLSLIV is encoded by the coding sequence ATGCCATCCCCTCTTCCACATAGTCGTCTTCTCCATCTGGAATTTTCTCCATCTGTGGAAACACGACCCTGTAGTAGTCCCTTGGTGTTTCCTGCCAAACGTGAAAAGCTCTTGTTGGGGGAAGGTCCGTTGCATAGGGCTCGTCGGCTACCCTCTCGTGTAGCTTGGTGTTCTATAGACTGGGATCAGTTGTGCCTGCTGCACCCCCTAGGCTCTGGTGGCTTTGGTTCTGTCTACAAGGCTACGTACCATGGAGCTACAGTGGCTGTAAAGCAGGTAAAAAAATGCAGTAAGAACCGTTTGGCATCACGGCAGAGCTTCTGGGCAGAACTAAATGCAGCACGCCTTGATCACAAAAATGTGGTGCGTATAGTAGCTGCTAGCACATGTGCCCCTGGCAATCAGGATAGTTTGGGCACCATAATAATGGAATATGTAGGAAATAGCACTCTGGACCATGTTATCTATGGGACTGGCTGTATAACAGCTAAAAGGAAAGATGATCAGCTGAGTATAGCTGAGTGCCTGGGCTACTCCTGTGACATTATTGCAGGCTTAGTGTTTCTCCATTCACATTTGATTGTGCATCTGGATTTGAAACCTGCCAACATATTCATCACTGAACACAATGTTTGCAAGATTGGAGACTTTGGATGTTCCCAAAAGCTACAGAACGCTGCATCAGACCCACAACTTTGTCAACAAGGGGGAACATACACCCACCGTGCTCCTGAACTCCTTAAAGGTGAGAGAGTCAACCCCAAGGCAGACATCTACTCTTTTGCCATCACCCTCTGGCAAATGGTTACACAGCAAGAGCCTTATTCGGGTGAGCGCCAGTATATACTCTACTCTGTTGTAGCTTATAACCTGCGCCCTTCTCTGACTGCAGCTGTGTTTAGAGACTCAACAACTGGCCAAAGGCTTGAAACTATAATTGGAAGCTGTTGGAGAGCTGATGTAGCAGAGCGTCCTAGTGCAGAACTTCTCCTTCACAATCTTCAGTCCCTGTCTCTAATAGTATAA